The following proteins are encoded in a genomic region of Oncorhynchus masou masou isolate Uvic2021 chromosome 19, UVic_Omas_1.1, whole genome shotgun sequence:
- the LOC135506030 gene encoding DBH-like monooxygenase protein 1 homolog, whose amino-acid sequence MLPAKYSSVIVFFTTFWFYATLTHGSGFSHSTILDPHGKYNLKWRFDRKTITFEIEVETRGYIGFGLSPNGAMASSDIVIGGVTDGTPYLQDYFADANRKVHRDVQQNYRLQYGRENSTHTVLAFSRHLLTCDTSDKDITESTVRVIWAYHSEDVGPSGPMYHGVNRGRKSMRLLNPGSKANISSEMDFFNLQNINVPVPFKDTTYWCQIFKIQEVQKKHHIIRIEPLIQRGHENLVHHILLYQCDSTLNESELKAGHECYHPNMPDSFLTCETIVFAWAIGGEGFTYPPHVGLSIGTSIDPVYVLMEVHYDNPAFQQGVVDSSGLRLFYTPELRQYDAGVIETGVWVSLYHMLPPGMQEYISEGHCTRECLQESLGQEMPSGVRVFAVLMHAHLAGRAIRTRHFRGQEELQPLSHDEEFDFNFQEFQLLKDERLLLPGDNLITECKYTTKDRQNMTWGGLTTRDEMCLSYLLYYPRVNLARCESLPEIIGQLKFIGVKEIQVPVTTWPFMIKSPKKYSSLSFTEAMDKYRWSKNRGKSFNQMVLQLPMNVRCSKWGQDEWSIQGTIVSPPEVKSEVKPPSTMCRSASEPHSGVVLLFTMCLTYSIVQTCLSL is encoded by the exons ATGTTACCCGCGAAATATAGTAGTGTTATAGTTTTCTTCACAACTTTTTGGTTTTACGCAACTTTGACACACGGGAGTGGATTTAGTCATTCAACTATTTTGGACCCTCATGGGAAGTATAATCTAAAGTGGAGGTTTGACCGGAAAACTATTACTTTTGAAATAGAAGTGGAAACTAGAGGATATATAGGATTTGGTCTATCTCCCAACGGTGCCATGGCGTCGTCAGACATTGTCATTGGTGGAGTCACGGATGGGACACCGTATCTACAG GATTACTTTGCAGACGCCAACAGAAAAGTGCACAGAGATGTGCAGCAGAACTACAGGCTGCAGTATGGCAGGGagaacagtacacacacagtcctgGCTTTCAGCAGGCACCTGCTGACCTGTGACACAAGTGACAAGGACATCACG GAAAGCACAGTGAGGGTGATATGGGCCTACCACAGTGAGGATGTGGGACCGTCAGGACCGATGTACCATGGAGTGAACAGGGGGAGGAAGAGTATGCGGCTACTCAACCCAGGAAGTAAAGCTAATATTTCCTCTGAGATGGACTTTTTCAACTTGCAAAACATAAAC GTGCCAGTGCCATTCAAGGACACTACCTACTGGTGTCAGATATTTAAGATCCAGGAGGTTCAGAAGAAGCACCATATCATTAGA ATTGAGCCTTTGATTCAAAGGGGCCATGAAAACCTGGTTCATCACATTTTGTTGTATCAATGTGATAGCACCTTGAATGAGAGTGAGCTCAAGGCTGGCCATGAATGTTACCATCCAAATATGCCTGACTCCTTTCTCACGTGTGAGACGATAGTCTTCGCCTGGGCCATTGGTGGCGAG GGGTTCACCTATCCACCCCATGTTGGACTGTCCATTGGCACATCAATAGACCCTGTCTATGTCCTGATGGAGGTCCACTATGACAACCCAGCCTTTCAACAAG GAGTGGTGGACAGCTCTGGCCTGCGTCTGTTCTACACCCCAGAGTTGCGTCAGTATGATGCAGGTGTGATAGAGACAGGTGTGTGGGTGAGTCTGTACCACATGCTGCCTCCAGGCATGCAGGAGTACATCTCAGAGGGACACTGTACCCGCGAGTGTTTGCAGGAG TCCCTAGGCCAGGAGATGCCCAGCGGAGTTAGGGTGTTTGCTGTTCTGATGCATGCTCACCTAGCTGGCCGCGCCATCAGAACCAGACACTTCCGGGGACAGGAGGAGCTACAGCCCCTGTCACATGACGAGGAGTTTGACTTCAACTTCCAGGAGTTCCAGCTGCTGAAGGACGAGAGGCTGCTGTTACCT GGTGACAATTTGATCACAGAATGCAAGTACACCACAAAAGACAGACAAAACATGACCTGG GGTGGTTTGACCACCAGGGATGAGATGTGTCTGTCCTACCTGCTCTACTATCCCAGAGTGAACCTGGCCAGGTGTGAGAGCCTCCCTGAGATCATCGGGCAGCTTAAGTTCATCGGAGTCAAAGAGATCCAGGTGCCTGTCAC GACCTGGCCTTTCATGATCAAGAGCCCAAAGAAGTACAGCAGCCTCTCCTTCACAGAGGCCATGGACAAGTACAGGTGGTCGAAGAACAGAGGGAAGTCCTTCAACCAGATGGTTCTACAGCTGCCCATGAATGTGCGCTGCTCCAAGTGGGGGCAGGACGAGTGGTCG ATTCAAGGGACCATAGTGTCACCACCAGAGGTGAAGTCGGAAGTCAAGCCTCCCTCCACAATGTGCCGTTCTGCCTCAGAGCCACACAGTGGAGTGGTTCTACTCTTTACCATGTGCCTCACGTACTCTATAGTCCAGACCTGTTTAAGCCTTTAG